The Brassica oleracea var. oleracea cultivar TO1000 chromosome C6, BOL, whole genome shotgun sequence genomic interval TTTTTTGTGGCTTGATTTGCACCAAAAATTTTCACTCCAAAGATTTTTACTGTGTCTAATTTTTTGTCTCTATCTTTACCAAAACTCATTGCGAGTTTCTTCTCCTCTTCAACAAAGAAACCCCCATCTGAGATCTTCCTGATAAAGGTACTGAACATGTTTTCTGGTGCGGTAAAGATAAACCTCCATCAGATGATACAAGAGGATGCGTCAAACACATGTCTTCTGGTGCGGTAAAGATAAAGGGATCTAAGGTTACTGGCTTCTGCCTCAAGTCCTTCATAACCTTTTCTGATAGTATTGAGCATTAAGCTCTTACAAGTACCTACTGGTACCTCCTCCCTTTTTCTTCTTATGTCGTCTTCTTTTTTTTAGTACCTCTGTCTTCTCTATTTCTTCGTGTTATAACTCAGGGGTGCTCCCAAACTTGTCCTTTTGGACCTCAATATTATGATATATTCAGTGTTAAAAAAAAGGTACTGAACATACACACTCTCAAGAACTTGCTCCACAACACCTTTTGTTCATCAAGCGTATCACTGATCCATATATCAACCACAAGTGATTCCCTAGACTGAAGTAAAACCGAAAGCTTCTCATCTCTCACACAAGACAGAATAACGAGATGTTCAAACCGATGAGGGAACGGTAGAGTTTGAAGCCCTCTGAATCTCATTCTTGTGAAATCAAAACAAACCATATGAGCGATCTGTTTTAGTGAGTCTGTAGCGCACCAGTAAGTGTTTCCTTTGAGAGAAACACCACGACCGAAAAACTTTATACCTCTAAACCCATTAAAACGTTGACGCATCCATGAACTAGAGCCAAAATCGGACGTTTCATATAATAAAAAGTCTTCTTGGATTTTAGCATCTATAAACCTCAAGATTTTGTAGTGTCGACGATGACAAGAATCTCCCTCGTACCCGATAGCGTACTTGTACTCGGCACGTACGTCAGCATGTCGTCCTCTTTCGATCCACCTTGTTTGTCCCGGACAAGGGTTTTTTTTTTGCCAAAATGTGAATTTCATATAAATATGAGAAGAGTTTGTAACTATACAAAAGGGGTTTAAACTAGGTCAAGTTAGCTAAGGCAAAAAATAAAAACAAGGCTAAGTTGACAGTAAAGAGATCAAGATTGCTACTCATATCGTAACCAAAGCTGCATCAGGGGTTGAAAGCGTTTGAGCTTCCTTTTTCCTAGGAGGACATCTCTGATGAAGCGATCAATCACCTTGAAAATAGCTGCTGGAGTTCGGGATTCGGAGTCATGAAGGCGCTTATTCCTCTCAGTCCAGATGCTTGAAATTGTAGCTTGTGAGACCAGCCTCTTAAGGGTTCTACTTGTTACAGAGTCGTTCAACGCTGTCCATTCTGCAAAAGCTATCCAAGTGTGGAACGCGCGATGAGAATGCCCAAGTCTCCGCAGAACCAAAGCCCAAATTTCCTCACTGATTTCACATTGCAGGAATAAATGTGTTCTGGTTTCATCCACCCTGTTACAGAGACAGCAAGAAGATGATATATTCATACCCCAACTTATCAATCTCGTCCTGGTAGGGAGGCGGTCTTGGTGAGCTATCCACGCCATGAAAGCCTGACGGGGAACATGACCCTTGAACCAGATATTTCGAGTCCAGTCTTTCTCCTCTTCTCTATTTCGAACCACGTTCCATGTCTTACGAGTAGAGAAATTATTCAGCTCGGTTCCTTCAATCTCGCAGGCATAGTAATCGTCTTTTGGGGAGACAGCAGGAAGCGGGATAGATGTGAGATAAATCTGTAGCTCCTCTGCTGCTGGGGATCGAGCACCACGAAGAAGCCAGCCAGATTGAGTACAAGCTTCAGAGACGGTAGCGGAGAGAGAGATAGATAGTTCCCTTGGCCCCAAGTCACCAAATTTGTGGATGAATGGTCCTAAAGGAGTCCAGTGATCAAACCAAAAGCTTATCCGCTGACCATTCCCAATTTTAGCTCTGATGAACTGAGCTGCTAGGCCCCTCAACGACACCAGCGCTTTCCAAGTCGAAGATGTGGTTTTCTCTGCATCAAGGGACCAGAGGTTCTCGTCCTTCATTCGGTATTCTTTCACCCAGCTAGTCTAAAGGGAGTCACTTTTAGAGAATAGTTTCCAGAACAGCTTTAAACACAAAGTCTTATTCCAAAGACTGATATCTCTTAAGCCCAGGCCACCTTCACGCTTAGGGAGACAAACAGTTTTCCACGAAACTTTAGCAATGCATTTCTTCGTTTCAGTTCCACTCCATAGGAATTGAGAGCACATGCTTTCAATTTTCTTTATGCATCCTTTAGGCAGAATGAAAGCAGAGGTTCAGAAGTTTATGGATCCATAGATGACAGAAGATAGGAGCTGTCTCCTGCCAGCAAAGGATAATGCCTTAGCAGACCAGCAGTTGAAGTTTGAAGAGATCTTTTCCAACAGTGATCTGTAATCTGATATCCTTAGCGTTCTATACATCAATGGCAGCCCAAGATACCTGATTGGCATTGAACCCATGTTGAATCCAAGCCTAGAGATGTCAAGAGTCTCTGCATCGTTCAGACCAGCAGTGAAGAGTTCAGTCTTTGCCCTATTCATTCTCAGACCCGACCATAAGGCAAATTCCTCCATAGTATCAGCAATGCATTGTACAGAGCGGGATGTTCCATCAGTGAAAATCATTAGGTCATCAGCAAAGGAGAGATGTGTGACCTTGAGAGTAGACGTTTTTTTATGGTACCCAATAGATCCATCTAAGTACTTCTGTTTTAGTTGCTGAGAGAACACTTCCAAAGCAAGGACAAATAGGTAAGGAGAGAGTGGATCACCTTGGCGGAGACCCCTTGTTCCTTTGAAGTAGCCACAAGACTCGCCATTTATAGCCACTGAGAACTGAGTTGTTGTCAAGAATTTCTTGATAAGGTTTCTGAATACTGGAGGGAAATCAAGTGCTTCCAGGGTATGGAGAATGAAGTCTCAGTCAAGGGTATCAAATGCTTTTTGGAGATCAACCTTTAGCATGCAACGCTTTGAGATTTTTTTTCCAGTTGTAACCCGAGACAAGTTTTGTAGCCAGAAGAACATTCTCAACGAGCAGACGACCTGGAACAAAAGCCGACTAAGAGCTTGAGATTAGGGTCGGCAAATGTACCTTTAGTCTGTTGGCAAGGAGCTTTGAGGCCACTTTGTAGACTGTATTGCAACATGAGATAGGTCTGAACTCAGTAATCTTGTTGGCATTGACCTTCTTAGGGACCAGAGTGATAAGGGTCGCATTCTATTGCTGTAAAAGCTCCCCTGTGTTCAAGAATTCTCTGACTGCACCTATCATGTCCCGGCCAACAGCTTTCCAATTTCCGATGAAGAACTCGGCAGGGTAACCATCCGGTCCAGAGGATTTATTCCTTGGAAGAGACATGAAGGCATCCTGAATGTCCATGTCAGTGAAGGGAGCTGATAGAGCAGTGATAGCATCCTGAGAGCATTTAACTTGCATGAGAGAAGCAATGTCCTCTGGCGTAGAGGTTGTTGGCGCGTTAGAACCACCAAGCAGCCGTTGGAAATATGCTACAGCATGCTGCTTAACTCCATCAAGAGTATCAATCACCGTGTCATCGTCATCAATGAGGAAGTGGACGTGGCTCTGATTCTGTCTGACCCTTATAACCCGGTGATAGAAGGTTGTGTTTGCATCCCCATCCACTGTCCATTGGATCCGAGAACGTTGCCTGAGGAATTTGTCTTCAGCTCGTGCTAATTCAAACCATTTGGAATGGGCTTCCCGCTCTGCTTCATAGGTCGTAGAGCTTGGGGAGGTTAGAGACAGGTGTTGGCATCGGGTGAGTTGATCAAAAGCTTCTTGGACTCGCTTCTCCAAGTCCGAGTAGTTTTCTTTATGGAATGAACGAATAAGAGGCTTCAGGTGCTTTAGCTTTTTAGACACACAAAGCTGCTTTGAACCATGAAAAGACAAAGAGTTCCAAGTTGTTTTGATAAGCTCTGCAAAGTCAGGGTGCAGGTTCAAGTGGGCAAAGAATCTGAAGGACCGGTTCTGCAGAGGCTTCAGTTGATCAAGGAACACAACAAGGACTGTGATCAGACATTCCTGGTTCCCCAAAAACTGTAATAGATTCAGGAGACTGTTCCAACCATTCTTCATTACAAAGGACACGATCAAGCTTTTTGGAGACTGATGAGTTGGACCAGGTAAAACTAGTACCACTGAACTGGAGATCAGAAAGGGAGCACCTTTGAAGGCATTCCCTGAAGTCTCGCATACCCCTTGAGGAGGTTGATTGATCAGCGCGGGAGTGTTCTGAAGGTGAGATGATCTCGTTGAAATCACCCGTAACAATCCAAGGAAGACTGTAAAGCTGAGGTAAGCAAGAAGTGGTTTCAAGCTCGCCCCATAATAGTCTTCGTTCTTTTCTGCAATTTGAACCGTAGACAAAAGAAACTCCGAACTCACACGACTGAAATAGCAGTTTGACAAGACAGGTGAACATTTGGAGGGACTTAGATATTATTTTCATCTGCATTGAAGGCTTCCAGACAACCCAGAGCTTCCCAAGATCAGAAAACTAATAATTCTCCTCAGAAACCCAGCCAGGCAAGATATTATTAATCGTAGAGACCGCATTAAGCTGTTGTACATGAGTCTCAACGAGGCAACCAAAAAAAAGATTATACTTACGAATCCATTTCCGAAAGCTACGCTGCTTTACAGAATTATTTATTCCTCTTACATTCCAAGAAAAGAAATCCATAAAAAAAAGGGGGGGGGGGGGGTTAGAGGGTTTAAGAGCCTCTAGCCCTAGCTTTCAACTTCGCCCGCTTCTGATAGCTTTTGGAGAAGAACTCAATGAACTCATCACTGTCATCATCTGGATCATCCTCATCCCCTGAGAGAGATGTATCGGACGAGGAGGTAGAGCTAGATCGCTGTTTAGGTAGTTTACCATCAGCTGATAAGTCCACATATAGACTTCATTTGCTCAAATCATGGTGGGTAGAAACCGTGTGATCACTTTGCTCACTAGAGGAGCGGACAGCAGCTGAGTTCTTCTGAGGTCATGTGCCCTCATAGTTTGAAGCCACAGTTTCGAACGTCTCCACAGGTTTAGTTCCTTCCGCTTTCCGAGCTGTCTTTGGCTGACCCACAATTGGGAGCAGACTTTTTATAGGTGCCTTGCCCTTCTGTTTCCTGAGGTCAGGAGGAAGGTGGTTTGTTCTCGGGAAGGCAGCGGTAGTGTGCTTCACCGAGTTGCAAGTTTCACAGGTTCGGGGAGCAGATTTGCATCTTGAAATGGTGTGCCCAAATTTCTTGCAAGACTCACAGCGAGAGGGAAGCCATGGACAAGAAACAACTATTCTCCTTGTGTCACCTCCTTCAAACCGTGCTTACGAATTCCGGTAGAGGCTCACGAGGATCAATGACAGTATAGACTTTTGCAACCTCAATGTTAGTGAGGTTTTCCGTTGCCGGGTGTAAGCACACAGGATGCCCAACAAGCCCTGCAATCTCCTGAAGGGCGTCTTTGTTGAAGAACTGTAGAGGAACACCAGTGAGCTCAAGCCAGACAGGAACCATTTCTAACTCAGGTTTAATTTACTGGATTCCCGGGAACCATTTGGCAACAAACATGGTTTGGCCATCAATTTGCCACAGGTTCTGGCTGAGGATACGGCGCCGAACGTTGGGGCAGGGTACACGGAAAAGGTAAGCATTTCCGTCCATCTTGTTGACTGTTATGTCCCATCTTTGACGACTCCAGATTCCATTCACGATAGCATGAACAGCTCCACGAGCAGGGGCTTCTTCATAGAACTGGCCCAGGATGAAACACTCCCAAGCTTTCTTGTTTTTCTCAACCACTGCATTTGGAATCGTTACACATTTCTCACCCGAATATAGCGTGTAAGGAGTCTCCTTTGGAAAGAGCTTCACAGAAGCTTCTTTTACAGAGCCTTTCCAGAGGTCCGCCGGTGACTGTTGAGCCGCGATAGGAGGCGGAGCTTTGTCTATTGTGGTGGGTTTTCCAGTCTCCGGAGGAGCCAAAGAATGGGTTGCGGAACCAGGTACAATAGGGTTTACTGTAGCTAGGGTTTTGGATTTGGGGGTTTCGGTGTCTATGGCCAGAATAGGGATAAAGACTTCCTGGGCAGGGATGGGGGTCTGAGTCGTCTGGGTGGGGGATCCAGCCAGAGCGGAGACAGAGGGTTTCTTTGATTTAGCGGCTGAGGATGAATCAGGCGCCGACGAGGGTTGCTTGCTAGAGGAGGGGTTGGTCGCTCCAGTGGGAAGACGATCGGAGGGTTGCTTTTTCGGGGGTTTCTTTTTTGCCATGAGGGCGGGTGGGAGCCGCCGCCGAGATCGGCGACGGTGAAGGGAAAACAAAAGGCTTCGCATCTTGGGAGAGAAAAGAGTCAAGCGCGTGAGGCGCGTTTTCGAATCTTCCCAGACAAGGGTTCCAAACCAAAAGTCTCGATCCACCTTTTTTGTCTTTCAAGATGCATAGTAACAAACCATCGCAGTGATAAAGACTTGAGATACCTTGTGGGTTGGGAAAGTAAGTTTGCCTAGACGCTTTGTTGATGGGTTTTTGTTGACGACGATGATGTTTAGATAAACATTATGATCCATTATCATGATCATCCTAGACTCACCTGACTCCCTTGCTTCTTCCATGTTACTTTAACATTATGTTCCATCTTCTTTGCAAACCATCGATAAAATAAAGCGTTCCAAGCTTTGCACGTTGATCGTGCTGCTCTCACAGATTCTGAGGGAACCCTAGAGAAAATATCATCTATCAATTCGTCTGGAAGATCCAACATCGTCGTCATAGTTTTCGAGCTGGAACAAACCCTTCAAAACCCTATTTGCGTTTCCGTTCTTATATTAACCAAGGTGCATCATCGTTTATATAATTGAAGACACAAAAGACCCTAAATGAAGCTGGGCTAATAATACATGGGCCTGATAAGAACTCGCACTTCTAGTGCGGTGATAGACTGACTATGCACATGCCTCTAGGCTCTCTAGCTGTAAAACTTTTAAGTTCTTTTGAAAGAGGAACATGAACATCAAAGGACTACTCTTGTGAAATCAATTAAAATTTCACATTGGAAGTTTAGACAAATAATGTCTAGTATATAAGTAATGTCCAACTCAATAATTTCTAACATTTTATAGTATATAAGCCATATAATGAATTATTAATCGATGAGTTGGACATGTGTTTGAAAAGCCTAACAAGTGATATCATAACAAATCCGAGTTCTGATTACTGGTATAAGAGACATAAGAAGCTTGAGGAATTCATAGAGAAAGATCTGATACATATGTTCTTCGATGTCAAGTACAATCCATTTGTCTCCAAGGTTGAAAGAAAAATCAAAAGAAAACCTGACCGATTCATGGAGGTTCAAGATTTGGAGGCTTTAAGACTGTTTTTCCGTGCAATCACAAGACAAATTTAAACAATAGAAAATTCAACATTTTTACTAAGAATTCAGGCTGGACGTGTCTTGGTTTTTCTTGCTGCAGCTAGAAAGTATGTTCAGATGGGGTGTTGAAGAATGGGTTGAAAACATATTCCAAGGACTCACAGATCTAGGGTTATATCAAATGGGATGCTCTTAGGAATGGGATATATGAGAGTTGTTTTCAACATCAATGGAGATAAGAGATCCAAGTAAGAATCTACATCAGATTTGAAAAGAGTCTTGGGTGAGGGTGTAGTATAAATAAACATGCTTTCGAAACTTAACAGAAGAAACATTGTTCGAGTCATGTCTTTGTGCGATGAAGTTGCTTAGATCTTTTTATTTACTTTGTCTTCATTTGGTGTCATGTTTTATACAAGAAAAGCGTTTAGTGTTTGTGTAAACCCCATTCGATTGATAGTGGAAGTTGCATGAGACGGATCCTACCCGAGACGTACCAGCTAAAGGTTTGAAATTCGGTGATAAAATTCTATATGTTAAAAAATTAAGCAATCAATCGATCAATCATTCCTAACAAATATATACAGAATTGTGTTTCGTATATTGATATAAGACTACTTACAATGGAAGATTTATCGACTGTAAATAAATATTAATAATTGTTGATAAGTTTTACAATGGTTTGTTCTAAAAGAAAAATACATGATGTTGCAATTTAGTGTTGAAACTTATCACAGCGTTGAAAAAACAACACGAGTCTTTTTTATATGACGTAACAAAGGTTTATTGGACCAAAATATTAAGTTTGTCTCTCGGATTTTAATTGCAACGCAAATAGATGAATGAAGACAGGTGTACGAAATTGATTGGAAACTCATATTTTATAACTTTTTATCTCAATTATTTAACATCAATTATATCATAATAACTATAACTATAACTATATATATATATAAAAGTTTTATATCAAAATTCATCATTTTGATATTCTATAAATAGAGACGTGTTTCATTTCATTTAGACACAAAAACCCCATCTTTTTTACTATATTTTTGCTATTATCCCCCACTTGCAATTTTTTTTAAAAAAATTAATATATAAAATAAACTCGAAAATAAAAAGTATTTATAAATGTATTTATTTCTTAATTATTTGTTTTAATTTAAAACGATAATTTGTATTAATAATATGTAATCACAAAAAAAACATAAAATAAAATAAAGTATGACTAAAATTGGTGAGATAGGATGTTGTAATTTTTTTTAAACAAAATTATTTTAGAGAATAAAAATTAAATGAGTGTTGGATTGTGATGTGAAAATTAAAAAAATGATATATAAGATAGTGAAAATGATGTGGACTGAAAATAGATTGTTGTAAACATGTAACCAATATACATAATCTAACTGAAAATTTAGAGGAACACACACTTGTGTCAGTGTGTGTATATAACATACACTTGTGTCAGTGTGTGTATATAACATGCTTTTATATTATTATTATTATTGGATTGTCAACTGTTCTAATACACTTATATTGCCTCCACTTCCTTTTTTATGTTTGTGCCTTGTATGCACTTATAAATTGTGATAAATTCTCTCTTACAAGTTTTCTTGAAAATGAGATTGAATAAAATTTATTATAATAAGAAGAAATCTTGTTCAGACGATCGATCATATCCTTGTGCTTGATTCGCTTATTATCATATCTCAACATGTTCCCATCATATCAACGCTTCTCTGGATAGCTTTTGTGTGGCTTGTTTTGCACGAAACTTGGAACATAAGGGCACACAAGTGGCCAACACTTTTTGTCTGAAGACTCTCCAAGATCCAATTCTCTAAAGTATCCATCCTCTCCAAAGACTTTCACTGTGTCTAATTTTTCGTCTCCGTCTTTACCGAAAACCATTGCGAGTTTCTTCTCCTCTTCAACAAAGAAACCTCCATCTGTCCTGATCAAGCCAGTAAGTGGTCCCGAACTTGCTCCACGACACTTTTTGTTCATCAATCTTATCCGTGATCCATATATCTATCACAAATGTTTCCCTGGATTGAACTAGAATCGTAAGTGTGATGACCCCAACCCCAAGGTACCTCCAAAGGCCAACTTGTTTTTTTTAAAAAGACAGAAAGAGAGAGAGAGAGAGAGAGAGAGAAAGAGAGAGAGAGAGAAGAGGAAGGGAGAAAGCTTACCTGAGTTGCCACCGGAGCCACCGCGCCTCGAGACCACGTTGAGCTCGTCACCACCGTCCGCTGCAGCTTAGAATCGCCGGAAACCGCCATGCAGTTAAGCTTAATTTCGTCCGTTTAGTAATTCGACAATAACTTTCTAACCGTGATGAATCTCGTGAATCCAAGATCACCATCGTGTTCCTCTCGTCGAGACAAAGCCGTAGCCGCCGACCGCGCCGCAATCAGAGTCCGGATGAGCCCTCACGCGCTTCCGGAAGTTCNNNNNNNNNNNNNNNNNNNNNNNNNNNNNNNNNNNNNNNNNNNNNNNNNNNNNNNNNNNNNNNNNNNNNNNNNNNNNNNNNNNNNNNNNNNNNNNNNNNNGGGTGACACGCTGTCCTCCATATAGGAGGTGACGGGTGTCACAGTAAGCTTCTCATCTCTCACACAAGACAGTCTCACAAGATGTTGAAACTGATAAGGAACCCGGAATGGTAAATCTTGATGCCCTCCAAATCCCACACTTGCGAAATCAAAACAGACCGTGCGACTGATCTGTCCCCATGAGTCTATAGCGCACCAGTAAGGGTTTCCCTTGAGAGAAACGCCACGGTCACAAAACTCATTTATACCCTTGAACGCATTATAACCTTGGTGCGTCCATGAACTAGAACCAAAATCGTAGGTTTCATACGATGGAGAGTCCAAGACTGTAAGAAGCGTAAACCTCAAGATTTTGTAACGACGAAAAGATTCCCCCTTCTTCTTACGCACCTTGTACCCGAAAGCGTACTTGTACTTGGCACGTACGTTAGCATGTCGTCCTTTTTCGATCCACCTTGTTTCCCCCAAACAAGGGTTCCAAACCACAAGTCTCTTGTCGTCTTTCAAGATGAATAGTAACAAACCATCACAGTGAAAGACTTCAGATATCTTGACTTGTTCGTGGGTTAGGCAAGTGAGTTTACCTAGACGCTTTGTTGATGCGTTTTCGTTGACAACTACGCTCGTTAGATAAACATTATGATCCATCATCACGATCATCCTAGACTCACCTAACTCCCTCGCTTCATTTTATCACGATAAAATGAAGCGTTCCAAGCTTTGCATGTTGATCGTACTGCTGTTGTAGAGTCCAAGGGAACCCTAGAGAAAATCTCATCTAGCAAGTCATCGGGAAGATCCAACATCGTCGTCATAGTTTCCAAGTTGCAAACAAACCACTCAAAACCCTATTTAAGTTTCCTTTCTTATTCACCAAAGGTGCGTCGTTTATATAATTGAAGACACAAACAAACCCTAAAAGACGCTGGCCCAATAATTCATGGCCCAGTAATCTCTGCTAGGATTGATAATCACAAAATTGTTGAAAACACATAATTGTGTGTTTGTAGATCACCTCAATGGTAACTGAAAATCTGGAGGAACACACACACTCTTGTGTGTATATAACTATATATTATCGTCAAAGAAGAAACACTTTTTTTGGACTTGGTCTCCTTGTCATCATACGGTTTGCCACGGGAGATTAAGCTGGTTTAGCTGAGAATGGTGATGCGAATGTTAGGTCTGAGAGAGCTTACCCACTTTGACTCTTTCCATGCATTTTCTCCTGCTGCCTTTTTTTCTGCTTCCTCTGTTTTTATTTTGTTCTTCCCTTCGCTAGCTCCTCATAACTTTTGTTATTCTATTACTTGAAAATAACAAAAAGAATAACAAACACAACCTGAACTCTTGGGTGTTAAACCATTAGTTTCATTCAACTTGATTTTTATGCAATATAATACTAACAGAGAGAAACCTACTTGGTGTGTGTGTTTTTCCATTGGTAGGATCCTAAAAATTTATTGATTACATGCATTGTCAAAAAGACATTTTTTTTGACAACACCCCTGTTCTTTTTTGACGCAACCGCAGCGTTCGGCGTTAAAAAAATAATAAAGGAAACAGTTTTTTTACGGCATTCTTAGGAGTGAGCGTTCGGGTACCCGTTTGAGTTCGGATCGGGTATTTCAGATATTCGGGTATTTCGATATTGGAGTATAAAACCCGTTCAGATATTTTCTAACTTCGGATCGGGTTCGGATATTTTCACTTCGGGCTCGAGTAATTTCAGATATATCCGAACTCGAGACATAAAAAAAATTGAAATGAATGTTCTGTTATGTCTTCAAATCATTCCTAATAATATAAATAGTCTAAAAACATATGAAATGAGAACAAAACAACAGTAATCCGTCCAAAAACATAGTGAAAACATCAACAAAGTTCATAGATTAAACAAACAAACCGAAACAAGCTAAAAGAGTTTCTACTTCCAAACATAGCTAATAAATTAAATGATTAATATATTTGAATACAAATTTTAAAACTAAAAAACACTAATTTGGTTATTGTTTTGAAATTTTGGATACAATTTTTGTTAATGCACAAAACAAGAAGCTTGAAAAGTTTTTCAAGTTGAGTGACAATCCATAATTATATGTATATTATCTGATCTTAAGCTATGTGTAGCATTAATATAAATATTTTGAATAAAAGGAGAGAAGTAAACTAAAAATATAAGGTTAATTATACATATGTTCGGTTATCTTTGGATATCCATTCGGGTTCGGATATTACCCGTTTGGGTTCGGATATCCAAACTCTCCCAACTCAATACTTGTTCGGGTATTTTGCTACTTTGGTTCGGATTTCGGTTCGGGTTTTTCGGATCGGTTCGGGTGCGGCTTCGGATATCGGGTAAAATG includes:
- the LOC106297876 gene encoding putative F-box protein At4g10740, with translation MTTMLDLPDDLLDEIFSRVPLDSTTAVRSTSRELGESRMIVMMDHNVYLTSVVVNENASTKRLGKLTCLTHEQVKISEVFHCDGLLLFILKDDKRLVVWNPCLGETRWIEKGRHANVRAKYKYAFGYKVRKKKGESFRRYKILRFTLLTVLDSPSYETYDFGSSSWTHQGYNAFKGINEFCDRGVSLKGNPYWCAIDSWGQISRTVCFDFASVGFGGHQDLPFRVPYQFQHLVRLSCVRDEKLTLNCMAVSGDSKLQRTVVTSSTWSRGAVAPVATQIYGSRIRLMNKKCRGASSGPLTGLIRTDGGFFVEEEKKLAMVFGKDGDEKLDTVKVFGEDGYFRELDLGESSDKKCWPLVCPYVPSFVQNKPHKSYPEKR